A genomic window from Glycine soja cultivar W05 chromosome 10, ASM419377v2, whole genome shotgun sequence includes:
- the LOC114370128 gene encoding agamous-like MADS-box protein AGL62, with protein sequence MSSSEAKKSRGRQRIEIKKMSNDINLQVTFSKRRSGLFKKASELCTLCGASVALVVFSPGEKVFSFGHPSVDGVIERYLKRGPPPEAGNMHYMAKVIELNGQLTHINDQLEAERKHAEKLNRKQKEAEAQLWWARPVEGMIIMENLEKLKKAFEELKQQVAGLADMALSQSVANGNPGHQFFPGASSSAIPNVVLQPPSLPVAQVFPPITHMMLPPPPIMFQNYTLPDHGSMMMNPNGFNNDMGMGGGGAFGVPGPSSAGGCFL encoded by the coding sequence ATGTCATCATCCGAAGCTAAGAAAAGCCGTGGCCGCCAAAGGATTGAGATTAAGAAAATGAGCAACGACATCAACCTCCAAGTCACCTTCTCCAAGCGCCGCAGCGGGCTTTTCAAGAAAGCCAGCGAGCTTTGCACTCTCTGCGGCGCCAGCGTGGCTTTGGTGGTGTTCTCGCCGGGGGAGAAAGTGTTCTCCTTCGGCCACCCCAGCGTGGATGGCGTCATAGAGCGTTATCTCAAGCGAGGCCCACCGCCGGAGGCTGGCAACATGCACTACATGGCCAAAGTCATTGAGCTCAACGGCCAGCTGACTCATATCAACGATCAGCTCGAGGCGGAGAGGAAGCACGCCGAGAAGCTGAATAGAAAGCAGAAGGAGGCCGAAGCCCAGCTCTGGTGGGCCCGGCCCGTGGAAGGGATGATCATTATGGAAAACCTTGAGAAGTTGAAGAAAGCGTTTGAGGAGCTGAAGCAACAAGTGGCCGGTCTTGCTGATATGGCTTTGTCCCAGTCTGTTGCAAATGGAAATCCGGGCCATCAGTTTTTTCCTGGGGCTTCTTCCTCAGCCATTCCCAACGTTGTGCTTCAACCACCATCACTGCCAGTGGCCCAGGTGTTCCCTCCTATTACACATATGATGCTGCCACCACCACCCATTATGTTTCAGAATTACACGCTTCCTGATCATGGGAGCATGATGATGAACCCCAATGGGTTTAATAATGACATGGGAATGGGAGGAGGAGGAGCATTTGGAGTACCAGGACCTTCTAGTGCTGGTGGTTGTTTCTTGTGA
- the LOC114371845 gene encoding agamous-like MADS-box protein AGL62 has translation MSGPKKSRGRQKIEMKKMSNQSNLQVTFSKRRNGLFKKASELCTLCGTDVALVVFSPGQKVFSFGHPNVDAVIDRYLARPPPTDSGTMQIIEAHRMAHVHDLNVQLTQINNQLDHERKRTNELNLMNKEAQAQMWWARPVDGMSMAQVKQFKAALEEMKKQVARLVDRAMLQSVTNPTLQFFPGVSSSSNSNLVHQPHPLPAPQVFTPHLIQPPMLQNFMFHDGSMMRHHGFDNIGMGGYGPTAGFF, from the coding sequence ATGTCTGGCCCAAAGAAAAGCCGTGGCCGCCAAAAGATCGAGATGAAGAAAATGAGCAACCAGAGCAACCTTCAAGTCACATTCTCCAAGCGCCGCAACGGGCTTTTCAAGAAAGCCAGTGAGCTTTGCACTCTCTGTGGTACTGACGTGGCGCTCGTTGTTTTCTCTCCTGGTCAGAAGGTGTTTTCCTTTGGCCACCCCAACGTGGATGCCGTCATTGACCGCTATCTCGCACGGCCCCCACCGACGGACTCCGGCACCATGCAGATCATCGAGGCCCACCGCATGGCCCACGTGCATGACCTCAACGTACAACTCACTCAGATCAACAACCAGCTTGACCATGAGAGGAAGCGCACCAATGAGCTCAATCTCATGAACAAGGAAGCCCAAGCCCAGATGTGGTGGGCACGGCCCGTGGATGGGATGAGTATGGCCCAAGTGAAGCAGTTCAAGGCGGCGTTGGAGGAGATGAAGAAGCAGGTTGCGCGCCTTGTCGATAGGGCTATGCTTCAGAGTGTTACAAACCCAACTCTTCAATTTTTCCCCGGGGTTTCTTCCTCTTCCAATTCCAACCTTGTGCATCAGCCACACCCACTTCCAGCTCCGCAGGTGTTCACCCCACACCTGATTCAGCCACCCATGCTTCAGAACTTCATGTTTCATGATGGGAGCATGATGCGCCACCATGGGTTTGATAACATTGGAATGGGAGGATATGGACCTACTGCGGGTTTCTTTTGA